The Haloarcula sp. DT43 genome includes a region encoding these proteins:
- a CDS encoding phosphatase PAP2 family protein, with the protein MIAQLLADLLDLLVRVDAVTMDAIVAARTPLLTKLLTSVTGLGSATAALCFVGVCYLADWDEAFRHSLLALVLAGAFVGALMLTIQRPFPAAPVCLTDGAETVATSFPSGHAAAVTVYAMTARKSDALPFGTVATLATLVAVSRVYLGTHYLTDTVAGVGIGIAASLLAAWLLDRETVRNTAA; encoded by the coding sequence GTGATAGCGCAGCTACTCGCCGACCTCCTCGACCTGCTCGTTCGAGTCGACGCGGTGACGATGGACGCCATCGTTGCCGCACGGACTCCTCTGCTGACGAAGCTTCTCACCTCGGTGACTGGGCTCGGTTCGGCGACGGCGGCGCTCTGTTTCGTCGGCGTCTGCTACCTGGCCGACTGGGACGAGGCGTTTCGCCACAGCCTCCTCGCGCTGGTGCTCGCGGGTGCGTTCGTCGGGGCGCTCATGCTGACGATTCAGCGTCCGTTTCCGGCCGCCCCGGTCTGTCTGACCGACGGGGCCGAGACGGTGGCCACGTCGTTCCCGTCGGGCCACGCCGCTGCCGTGACGGTGTACGCCATGACCGCCCGGAAGTCCGACGCCCTCCCGTTCGGCACAGTGGCCACGCTGGCGACGCTGGTCGCCGTCTCGCGGGTCTATCTGGGGACACACTACCTCACCGATACCGTCGCCGGCGTCGGTATCGGTATCGCCGCCTCTCTGCTCGCTGCGTGGCTCCTGGACAGAGAGACCGTCCGGAACACGGCCGCCTAA
- a CDS encoding metal-dependent hydrolase → MLFPTHLLAAWLAGRASRLSTPWLVAGTAVPDLLDKPLATVGVTSLFHSVGHSALLVLLAVPLALSGRVGLSAAVGWALHLLLDTVHVVVNGRPGDAVFLLWPVVVPTDPLALPPGSFFLYYLWSPSFFLEVALWLAVAGLLVRRWRGGAPPVGTESL, encoded by the coding sequence ATGCTCTTCCCGACGCACCTGCTCGCGGCCTGGCTCGCCGGCCGGGCGTCCCGGCTCTCCACGCCGTGGCTGGTCGCCGGCACTGCGGTCCCCGACCTCCTCGACAAGCCGCTGGCGACCGTCGGCGTCACGTCGCTGTTTCACTCCGTGGGCCACTCGGCGCTGCTGGTCCTCCTCGCGGTGCCGCTGGCGCTGTCCGGGCGTGTGGGGCTGTCGGCCGCGGTCGGCTGGGCGCTGCATCTCCTGCTCGATACCGTTCACGTCGTCGTCAACGGCCGGCCCGGCGATGCCGTCTTCCTGCTGTGGCCCGTCGTCGTTCCGACGGACCCGCTCGCCCTTCCACCGGGGTCTTTCTTCCTGTATTACCTCTGGAGCCCGTCGTTTTTCCTCGAAGTCGCGCTCTGGCTGGCCGTCGCGGGACTGCTCGTTCGGCGCTGGCGAGGCGGAGCGCCCCCGGTCGGGACCGAGTCCCTATGA
- a CDS encoding alkaline phosphatase family protein, whose product MGRLGTAYLRALQAVGRRLDYGTNVYEREWDVLVVLDGCRADVLRSVAPDVGFLGTVETVRSVGSSSSEWLENTFLGHPETGHTAMVTGNTWTDRYLDAGAFAALDEVWKYAWDEDLATVPAAAVTDRAIALARERTPERLVVHYMQPHHPFVPAPLEGDDGLARTGDHSNTANPWVSLRRGEFRAERVWAAYEANLRYVLASVGTLLDNVDGRVAITADHGNLFGEWGLYGHPMHTPVPALLAVPWAEATGVDSGRFEPELSPPERLPVSRVYGAEGDRERLDALGYR is encoded by the coding sequence ATGGGCCGGCTCGGGACGGCGTACCTGCGGGCGCTCCAGGCAGTCGGCCGCCGACTCGACTACGGGACGAACGTCTACGAGCGCGAGTGGGACGTCCTCGTGGTGCTCGACGGCTGTCGAGCCGACGTGCTCCGGTCGGTCGCGCCGGACGTGGGCTTCCTCGGGACGGTCGAGACGGTCCGGTCGGTCGGTAGTTCCTCCTCCGAGTGGTTGGAGAACACGTTTCTCGGCCACCCGGAGACTGGACACACCGCGATGGTCACCGGCAACACGTGGACCGACCGGTACCTCGACGCCGGGGCGTTCGCGGCGCTGGACGAGGTCTGGAAGTACGCGTGGGACGAGGACCTGGCGACCGTACCGGCGGCGGCGGTCACCGACCGCGCTATCGCACTGGCCCGCGAGCGGACCCCCGAGCGGCTGGTCGTCCACTACATGCAACCGCACCACCCGTTCGTGCCGGCGCCGCTGGAGGGCGACGACGGACTGGCCCGGACCGGCGACCACAGCAACACGGCGAACCCGTGGGTGTCCCTGCGCCGCGGCGAATTCCGGGCCGAGCGGGTCTGGGCGGCCTACGAGGCGAACCTCCGGTACGTCCTGGCGTCGGTCGGGACCCTGCTCGACAACGTCGACGGCCGGGTCGCCATCACGGCGGACCACGGCAACCTCTTCGGGGAGTGGGGGCTGTACGGCCATCCGATGCACACGCCGGTCCCGGCGCTGCTCGCGGTGCCGTGGGCCGAGGCGACGGGCGTCGACAGCGGCCGGTTCGAGCCGGAGCTGTCACCCCCCGAGCGGCTCCCGGTCTCGCGAGTCTACGGGGCCGAAGGGGACCGCGAGCGCCTCGACGCCCTCGGGTACCGCTGA
- a CDS encoding CDP-alcohol phosphatidyltransferase family protein has protein sequence MAGRQGDAPAGLRVGLPVVGAVTVATVVGALFPADAMTRWMVHPAAVAGVCLAGQLWYAGRGLETVRPWRYVFGLANTLTLLRGGLYAVVAGFLVVPATTDLAWVPAACYGVGVALDRLDGAVARTVGQQTALGTRLDMAFDTFGFVVAPVLAVLWGRLPVWYLSISAARYVYLAGIRWRRLRGRPVFDRPDSDLGKYFAGVQMAFLTVALVPAVPVRLVFALAPAVLAPSLAVFVRDFLVVSGRLPREWFDGGR, from the coding sequence ATGGCGGGCCGACAGGGTGACGCGCCCGCAGGGCTCCGGGTCGGCCTCCCGGTCGTCGGAGCCGTAACCGTAGCCACCGTGGTCGGCGCGCTGTTCCCCGCCGACGCGATGACTCGCTGGATGGTCCACCCCGCCGCCGTCGCGGGCGTCTGTCTGGCGGGACAGCTCTGGTACGCGGGCCGCGGGCTGGAGACCGTCCGGCCGTGGCGGTACGTCTTCGGGCTGGCGAACACGCTGACGCTGCTCCGGGGCGGGCTGTACGCCGTCGTCGCCGGGTTCCTCGTCGTCCCGGCGACGACCGACCTCGCGTGGGTACCGGCGGCGTGTTACGGCGTCGGCGTCGCCCTCGACAGACTCGACGGCGCGGTCGCCCGCACGGTCGGGCAACAGACGGCGCTCGGCACGCGCCTCGACATGGCGTTCGACACCTTCGGGTTCGTCGTCGCGCCCGTCCTCGCGGTGCTGTGGGGCCGGCTCCCCGTCTGGTATCTCTCGATTTCCGCCGCCAGATACGTCTACCTCGCGGGGATACGGTGGCGACGGCTGCGCGGTCGCCCGGTCTTCGACCGGCCGGACAGCGACCTCGGGAAGTACTTCGCGGGCGTCCAGATGGCGTTTCTCACCGTCGCGCTCGTCCCCGCGGTTCCGGTCAGACTCGTCTTCGCGCTCGCGCCCGCCGTCCTCGCGCCGTCGCTCGCTGTGTTCGTCCGGGACTTCCTCGTCGTCAGCGGCCGGCTGCCGAGGGAGTGGTTCGACGGGGGACGTTGA
- a CDS encoding aldo/keto reductase, producing MHCLFVGAGAIASEYAAELEDGPLALAGVCDLDGERARTLSDAYDCPSFTDFDAALGAVDAPLVVNLTSHAAHAPVTRTALEAGRHVYSQKPLALDAEAAAALLELARERDLALGCAPGTPGAPSQRRAGRLLSDGRLGPVQLGYAHAHVGRVTDWHDRPDSFLDIGPLYDGGVYPLALLTSWFGPVASVRTADALDSWPDREDRRPSAPSHVEATLAFAAGPTVRLTASLYAPHRSREFYGLELHGDDGSLYLRGTGAMTDSADAVRFGRVGREYVDAPAQHPTRPYRYLDPVESLAAGVARGRPPRATGRRGAHVVAVCNAIEAAAESGGPVDVPDHGATADPVPVPTVRPSRDRAGRTAEHALRLPPVGFGCSRYRDGEYVDRADSIATALDAGYRLLDSAELYGNEHRIGELLAAPGTPDRDGLFVLGKVWRTNHRRDHLLEACRGSLDELGLDAFDCYALHWPEAWAHRGPLSRLAEQPVARQEALTFPRDDGGDVETADVPLERAWANLEAVRGRGLARTLGVCNVSKAQLQTILDAASVRPALVQIERHPYQPRPEFVAFCHERGIRVIAHSPLSAPGLLDEPVLADIADEAGLTPAGVVLAWNVTQGVVPIPSSTTPSHVVENLAAAGRRLDAEACARIEALERPDFER from the coding sequence GTGCACTGTCTGTTCGTCGGCGCGGGGGCCATCGCGTCCGAGTACGCGGCCGAACTGGAGGATGGGCCGCTCGCGCTCGCGGGCGTCTGTGACCTCGACGGCGAGCGGGCGAGGACGCTGTCCGACGCGTACGACTGTCCGTCCTTCACCGACTTCGACGCCGCGCTCGGGGCGGTGGACGCGCCGCTGGTGGTGAATCTGACGAGCCACGCCGCCCACGCGCCCGTGACCCGGACGGCCCTGGAGGCGGGCCGGCACGTCTACTCACAGAAGCCCCTGGCTCTCGACGCCGAGGCGGCCGCGGCACTCCTCGAACTGGCCCGCGAGCGGGACCTGGCGCTCGGCTGCGCGCCCGGCACGCCGGGGGCTCCCAGCCAGCGCCGCGCGGGCCGGCTCCTGTCAGACGGACGCCTCGGCCCCGTCCAACTGGGATACGCCCACGCGCACGTCGGTCGCGTCACCGACTGGCACGACCGGCCGGACTCCTTCCTCGACATCGGACCGCTGTACGACGGCGGCGTCTACCCGCTCGCCCTGCTGACCTCTTGGTTCGGCCCCGTGGCGTCGGTTCGGACCGCCGACGCGCTCGATAGCTGGCCAGACCGCGAGGACCGACGGCCCTCGGCCCCCAGCCACGTCGAAGCGACGCTCGCGTTCGCCGCGGGGCCGACGGTTCGGCTCACCGCGAGCCTCTACGCGCCACATCGGAGCCGGGAGTTCTACGGGCTGGAACTGCACGGCGACGACGGGTCGCTGTATCTACGGGGCACTGGTGCGATGACCGACAGCGCCGACGCCGTTCGCTTTGGCCGCGTCGGCCGCGAGTACGTCGACGCCCCCGCACAGCACCCAACCCGCCCCTACCGGTATCTTGACCCCGTCGAATCGCTGGCGGCCGGGGTCGCCCGCGGCAGGCCCCCGCGAGCGACCGGGCGGCGCGGCGCACACGTCGTCGCCGTCTGCAACGCCATCGAGGCGGCCGCCGAGTCGGGTGGTCCGGTCGACGTGCCCGACCACGGCGCGACGGCCGACCCCGTTCCCGTACCGACGGTCCGACCTAGCCGGGACCGCGCGGGCCGGACCGCCGAGCACGCGCTCCGACTGCCGCCCGTCGGCTTCGGCTGTTCGCGCTACCGCGACGGCGAGTACGTCGACCGCGCGGACTCCATCGCGACGGCGCTCGACGCCGGCTACCGCCTGCTCGACAGCGCGGAACTGTACGGCAACGAACACCGCATCGGTGAACTGCTGGCCGCGCCGGGCACTCCCGACCGCGACGGCCTGTTCGTCCTCGGGAAGGTGTGGCGCACGAACCACCGTCGCGACCACCTGCTCGAAGCGTGTCGGGGGAGCCTCGACGAACTCGGCCTCGACGCCTTCGACTGCTACGCGCTGCACTGGCCCGAGGCGTGGGCCCATCGCGGGCCGCTCTCGCGGCTGGCAGAGCAGCCCGTCGCCCGGCAGGAGGCGCTGACGTTCCCCCGGGACGACGGCGGCGACGTCGAGACGGCCGACGTCCCGCTCGAACGGGCGTGGGCGAACCTCGAAGCGGTCCGCGGGCGGGGGCTGGCGCGCACGCTCGGGGTCTGTAACGTCTCGAAAGCCCAGTTGCAAACGATTCTGGACGCCGCGAGCGTCCGGCCCGCGCTCGTCCAGATAGAGCGCCACCCCTATCAGCCACGGCCCGAGTTCGTGGCGTTCTGTCACGAGCGCGGTATCCGCGTGATTGCCCACTCGCCGCTGTCGGCCCCCGGGTTGCTCGACGAGCCAGTCCTGGCCGATATCGCCGACGAGGCCGGACTCACGCCCGCCGGCGTCGTGCTGGCGTGGAACGTCACACAGGGCGTCGTCCCCATCCCGTCGAGCACGACCCCGTCCCACGTCGTCGAGAACCTCGCCGCCGCCGGTCGGCGACTGGATGCCGAGGCGTGCGCCCGAATCGAGGCACTCGAACGGCCCGATTTCGAGCGGTAA
- a CDS encoding DUF7475 family protein, translating into MSTTETQALSPDLASLDSLHWVGIAAALVSAAVHLLLGVRMLPSAMGISFVLAGLGFLGAVVLVALDYRRRTVYAVGVPFTLVQIVLWYYVNFVALGKSFPADIGTLGAVDKLAQVVLLAVLVALLR; encoded by the coding sequence ATGAGCACGACCGAGACACAAGCGCTCTCACCGGACCTGGCCTCGCTCGATAGCCTGCACTGGGTCGGCATCGCCGCCGCACTCGTCTCCGCCGCCGTTCACCTCCTGCTCGGCGTCAGGATGCTCCCGTCGGCCATGGGTATCAGTTTCGTGCTCGCCGGGCTCGGGTTCCTGGGCGCGGTTGTGCTGGTCGCGCTGGACTACCGCCGCCGGACCGTCTACGCCGTCGGTGTCCCCTTCACGCTCGTCCAAATCGTGTTGTGGTACTACGTCAACTTCGTCGCGCTCGGGAAGTCGTTCCCGGCCGATATCGGGACGCTGGGCGCGGTCGACAAGCTCGCACAGGTCGTTCTCCTCGCCGTCCTCGTCGCCCTGTTGCGATGA